The following proteins are encoded in a genomic region of Glycine soja cultivar W05 chromosome 17, ASM419377v2, whole genome shotgun sequence:
- the LOC114393019 gene encoding metallothionein-like protein 1, which produces MSSCGCGSSCNCGSNCGCNKYSFDLSYVEKTTTETLVLGVGPVKAQLEGAEMGVASENGGCNCGSSCTCDPCNCK; this is translated from the exons ATGTCTAGCTGTGGGTGTGGAAGCAGCTGCAACTGTGGCAGCAACTGCGG TTGCAACAAGTACTCTTTTGACTTGAGTTACGTTGAGAAGACAACCACAGAGACTCTAGTTTTGGGTGTTGGGCCTGTGAAGGCCCAATTGGAGGGTGCTGAAATGGGTGTTGCATCTGAGAACGGTGGCTGCAACTGTGGATCAAGCTGCACCTGTGACCCATGCAACTGCAAGTAA